The following are encoded in a window of Colletotrichum lupini chromosome 3, complete sequence genomic DNA:
- a CDS encoding alpha/beta hydrolase — protein MMSISYIKSLLFGNSNTGAITAELSPPPLATRLVPEPDTSDTFTLPDGRKLGYSQFGLATGKPILYCHGLPGSRIEAGHLHEAALDVGARIIATDRPGMGLSTPQPGRTLLDHAKDLEHLATHLKLKEYGVLGVSGGGPYALACATSMPREKLKCVSIVCGIGPPDIGMSGAGWFHWVGFNYGWRYVPRIAGWFFHQQGRFHLSDEERLERQLQDAEKKKATFPKQETGIWTDREIVWRMVMASRQYYAQGIDGVTNDGHLIGTEFGFRIEDIWSDLPIRLWYGKHDTFVPMNHGIQIAKRLGSSASLRIEDETHASIFFNRRKEVLADLVENI, from the exons ATGATGTCAATATCATACATCAAGTCATTGCTGTTTGGGAACAGCAACACAGGGGCGATTACAGCGGAATTGTCACCTCCGCCTTTGGCTACGAGATTGGTTCCAGAGCCCGATACCTCTGACACCTTCACGCTGCCAGATGGACGAAAACTCGGGTATTCGCAGTTTGGACTCGCGACGGGTAAACCGATCCTCTACTGTCATGGCCTCCCAGGCTCGCGCATCGAAGCTGGCCACCTTCACGAAGCAGCCTTGGATGTAGGAGCTCGAATCATTGCAACAGATCGTCCGGGAATGGGACTCAGCACTCCTCAACCCGGACGAACATTACTCGACCACGCCAAAGACTTGGAACACCTTGCGACGCATTTGAAGCTGAAGGAATATGGGGTTCTG GGCGTGTCTGGAGGCGGTCCCTACGCCTTAGCCTGTGCGACCTCAATGCCTCGCGAGAAGCTCAAATGCGTATCCATCGTCTGCGGTATCGGGCCGCCCGACATCGGTATGAGCGGAGCCGGATGGTTCCACTGGGTCGGTTTCAACTACGGGTGGCGCTACGTCCCTCGAATCGCCGGATGGTTCTTCCATCAGCAAGGGCGCTTTCATCTCTCGGACGAAGAACGACTCGAACGACAACTCCAGGATGCGGAAAAGAAGAAAGCAACTTTTCCTAAACAAGAAACCGGGATCTGGACGGACAGAGAGATTGTGTGGCGAATGGTCATGGCAAGTCGACAGTACTACGCTCAGGGGATTGATGGCGTAACCAATGATGGTCACCTGATTGGCACGGAGTTTGGATTCCGTATCGAGGACATTTGGTCTGATTTGCCTATACGGCTCTGGTATGGTAAACATGACACGTTTGTCCCCATGAATCACGGAATACAAATTGCGAAGCGGCTGGGAAGCAGTGCTAGCCTCAGAATCGAAGACGAAACACATGCTAGTATCTTCTTCAATCGGAGAAAGGAAGTGTTGGCGGATTTGGTCGAAAATATTTGA